The genomic region GCGACCTATCTCGACGAGACGAACCGCATCCTGTTCTCCAGCCTCTATCAGCCGCAATGGGTGAAGAACTGGTCGAACGAACTGCGCCTCAGCTCCACCGGCAAGGGGCCGTTCAACTGGACGGTCGGCGTCTATTCGGAAGACCGCAAGACCGAGGTGCGCAGCACGCTGCTCGCCGCCGATCCGCGCACGGGCAGGCTGCTGCCGTTCGTCGCCGCGAACATCTTCTACGACCGCACGATCAACGACCGGCTGAAGCAGAAGGCGGCGTTCGTGGAGGCCTCGTACAAGTTCTTCGACAAGCTGACGCTGACGGCGGGCACCCGCTATTACAATTACGACAAGACCGTCGGCGGCCGCGTCGATCAGGGGCAGGAGCATTATGTCTCCAAGGTGACCCCGTATCAGGAAGCGCGTTCGAAGGAGGACGGCTTCGTCTTCAAGTTCAACGCCTCCTATGAGGTCAACAGCGACTATATGATCTACGCGCAGGCGTCGCAGGGCTTCCGGCCGGGCGGCGTCAACCAGGTGATCGGCCTGCCGGCGGCGCTCGCCGCCTATACGTCGGACAGCCTGTGGAACTATGAGGTCGGGCTGAAGACGCACCCGATGTCCGGCGTGTATTTCAACCTCACCGGCTATCGCATCGACTGGAGCAACCTGCAGGTTTCGGCGCGCACCTCGGGCACCGGCTCGGTCTTCGGGCTGATCGCCAATGCCGGCGCGGCGCGGATCGACGGCTTCGAGGCGGAGCTGACCGCGACTCCGGTCAGCGGCCTCTCGCTCACCGGCAACCTCGGCTACACCAACGCCCGCCTGTCGCAAGACCAGGTCAGCTCGGTCGTCACCGCCACGGGGCGCAAGGGCGATCGCCTCGCCTATGTGCCGCGCTGGAACGCCAGCGGCTCGGCCGAATACAGCTGGGGGCTGACCGGCGATCTCGACGGCCTGTTGCGCGTGGACGCGGCCTATGTCGGCTCGTCGTACAGCACGCTGTCGCCGGCGGACGTCTATCGCCGCCGGGTCGATGCCTACACGCTGGTGAACGCGCGCATCGGCGTGCAGGCGAACGACGGCGGCTGGAACGCCTTCCTGTTCGTCAACAACGTGTTCAACGCGGCCGCGATCAACAGCCAGGGTTCCAGCTCGAACACGGGCGGCTTCACCACGGTGTTCAGCTCGCCGCCGCGCACCTTCGGCCTGAGCCTGCTCAAGCGCTTCCGCTGAGGGAAGGGACGCCGCACGAGCAGAGGTCAATAAACCGGGAGAGGATTTCGCATGATCAAGAGGGCAGGGATCGTCCGTTCCGCGCTGCTTTTCGGCGTGGCGTCACTGGGGCTGGGCGTGCCGGCGCATCTTCCGGCCCAGTCGGCGGAAAAGGCTCCGCACCCGGCGGCGGACCCTGCCCTCCCCAGCTTGCGCGGAACCTCGCTGGGGTCGGCGACGGCAGCCCCGGCGCGACAGCCGGGCGAGGGAGCCGGCCCGTTCCGCCGGCTCGTCATCCGCGGCGTCACGCTGATCGACGGATCGGGCGCGCCGCCGCGCGGGCCGGTCGATATCGTGATCGAGGGCAACCGTATCGCGGACATCAAGGCGGCCGGCACGCCGGGCCTGCCCCCGAAGCCGGATCGCGCGCCGCGCGATTTCGATCAGGAGATCGACGCCACCGGCATGTACGCGCTGCCTGGCTTCGTCGACATGCATGTCCACGGCTCGACCAACGACAAGGCGCCGAACCTCAGCTATTCGTACAAATTGTGGCTGGCGCACGGCGTGACGACGGTTCGCGGCGTCGATCTCGCGCCGTTCGAGCTTTCGCTCAGCGAGCGCGCGCGTTCGGCGCGCAACGAGATCGTCGCGCCGCGCATCTTCGCCTATCAGCGGCCGGGGGAAGGGGCCGGCTGGACCAGCGGCCGGGTCAATACGCCCGAGAAGGCCCGCGCCTGGGTGCAATGGGCGGCGAAGCAGGGCATCGACGGCATCAAGCTGACCGACAGCGAGGACCAGACGCCGGAAGTGATGTCCGCGATCCTCGACGAGGCGAAGAAGCAGAAGCTCGGCACCGTCGCCCACCTGTCGCAGATCGGCGTCGGCCGCTTCAATGCCGAGCAGGCGGGGGACGCCGGGCTGGGCACCGTCACCCACTTCTACGGCCATTTCGAATCGCTGCTGAAGAACGGGCCGGTCCAGAACTGGCGGCCCGATTACAATTACGCCAACGAGCAGGATCGCTTCGGCGACGTCGCGAACCTCGACGTGGAGAGCTTCGGGCTGGAATCGCCCGAATGGTGGGCGTATCTCAAGCATCAGAAGGAGAATAACGTCACCTTCGACCCGACGATGACGATCTATGTCGCCGGCCGGGACCTGATGCACTCCCGCAACGCCGACTGGCACGACAAATACACGATGCCGCAGCTTTGGGGCTTCTTCCAGTCGTCGCGCGAGAATCACGGATCGTATTTCTACGACTGGACGCTGGCGACGGAGATCAAGTGGCGCAACTTCTACAAGAAGTTCATGGCGCTCATCAACGATTACAAGAATATCGGCGGCCGCGTGACGACCGGTTCGGATTCCGGCTTCATCTTCGAACCTTACGGCTTCGGCTATATCCAGGAGCTGGAACTGTTGCAGGAAGCCGGCTTCAACCCCTCGCAGGTGGTGCGGGCGGCGACGCTGAACGGCGCGCTGACGCTCTACGAGCCGAAGGGCGAGCCGGTGCCGCCGATCGGCACGGTGCGGGTCGGCAAGCTGGCGGATCTGGTGCTCGTCAGGGAGAACCCGCTCCAGAACTTCAAGACGCTCTACGGGACCGGGGCGTTGCGGCTCAACGAGAAGACCCAGAAGCTCGAGCGGGTCGGCGGGGTCAGCTACACGATCAAGGACGGCGTGGTCTATGACGCCAGGAAGCTGCTCGCCGACGTGGCCGAGATGGTGAAGGCGGAAAAGCGCCGCCTCGGCATGCCCGAGGAAGGGCTGCCCCATCCCTGACGCGCGTCGCCCGCGAAAGGACTTTCCCGAACTCCGGCAAGGAAGCAGGACATGAAAAGATTACTTCTCTCGACGGTGGCGCTGATCGCCGGCCTCGGCGCGTTCGGCGGCGCGGGAATCGCGCAGGACCATGACGATTGGGTGCCGGGCGGCGCGACCGGCGCGAATCCGGGGCCGGCGGGGCATTATGTCCCGGCGCCGGCGCGCACCTCGGCGGAAAGCAAGGGGCCGTTCCGCAAGCTGGTGATCCGCGGCGCCACGCTGATCGACGGCACCGGCGCGCCGCCGCGCGGGCCGATGGATATCGTGATCGAGGGCAATCGCATCACCGCCGTCACCCAGGCCGGCTGGCCCGGCCTGCCGATGAAGCAGCAGCGCGAGCCGCGCGACGCCGATTACGAGCTGGACGCGACCGGCATGTATGTGCTGCCCGGCTTCGTCGACACGCACACGCACCTGCCGGCATCCGACAAGGCGCCGGACATCAGCTATGCCTACAAGCTGTGGCTCGCGCATGGCGTCACCACGGTGCGCGGCGTGCCGCTCGCGCCGCCCGATCTCGCCAGCTCCGAGAAGAACCGTTCGGCGGCGAACGAGACCGCGGCGCCGCGCATCTTCAACTACCAGACGCTCGGCGCGGGCTGGACCGGGGGCGCGATCGATTCCACCGACAAGGCGCGCGCCTGGGTGCGCTGGGCGGCGACGCACAACATCGACGGAATCAAGTTCTTCAACCGCCCGGAGGAGACGCCCGCGATCATCGCCGCCGCGATCGACGAGGCGCACAAGAACAAGATGGGCACGCTCGCCCATCTGTCGCAGACCGGGGTCGCCAATTTCAACGCGCGCGACGCGGGCGACGCGCATCTCGACACGGTGACGCATTATTACGGGCACCACGAGGCGCTGCTGAAGGATCACACGATCCAGAACTTCCCGCTCGATTACAATTACAACAACGAGCAGAACCGCTTCGGCGACATCGCCGAAATCTGGGATGAGGTCTACACGCCGGAATCGCCGGAGTGGATGGAGTATCTCCATCACCAGAAGGACAATAACGTCATCTTCAATCCGACGTTCAACATCTATGCCGCCTCGCGCGACCTGATGCGGGCGCGCAACGCGGACTGGAACAA from Sphingomonas sp. CL5.1 harbors:
- a CDS encoding TonB-dependent receptor, with the translated sequence MTFLRNDSARLRGMFRRAALLSGAALLAPSVAAAQEASDTPSENAGEIVVTALKRDTRLQDTPIAISAVGGDSLQRGGTTSFADLTRNAPSLRVVDGGPGNRRVILRGVTAAGEPTVGVYYDESPVSGSVGTTSDAAGSTPDFRLFDVQRAEVLRGPQGTLYGSGSMGGTVRIIYEKPKADRIEGAAGMTLSAVQSGAPGASVDAMINLPIVSDVLALRVVGNYNQFAGYVDNSYYGTKNINNGNSYGGRALVRFTPSSALTVDLAAYYEKVATNSPRWIAETKQRYVTNGRSESGNYDENRIFSGTLNYDFGPVALTAVTTYFHRDRIVDGDVSDTFNGRANAAGCARYHLGNVNLTCSPTELATYLDETNRILFSSLYQPQWVKNWSNELRLSSTGKGPFNWTVGVYSEDRKTEVRSTLLAADPRTGRLLPFVAANIFYDRTINDRLKQKAAFVEASYKFFDKLTLTAGTRYYNYDKTVGGRVDQGQEHYVSKVTPYQEARSKEDGFVFKFNASYEVNSDYMIYAQASQGFRPGGVNQVIGLPAALAAYTSDSLWNYEVGLKTHPMSGVYFNLTGYRIDWSNLQVSARTSGTGSVFGLIANAGAARIDGFEAELTATPVSGLSLTGNLGYTNARLSQDQVSSVVTATGRKGDRLAYVPRWNASGSAEYSWGLTGDLDGLLRVDAAYVGSSYSTLSPADVYRRRVDAYTLVNARIGVQANDGGWNAFLFVNNVFNAAAINSQGSSSNTGGFTTVFSSPPRTFGLSLLKRFR
- a CDS encoding amidohydrolase family protein, coding for MIKRAGIVRSALLFGVASLGLGVPAHLPAQSAEKAPHPAADPALPSLRGTSLGSATAAPARQPGEGAGPFRRLVIRGVTLIDGSGAPPRGPVDIVIEGNRIADIKAAGTPGLPPKPDRAPRDFDQEIDATGMYALPGFVDMHVHGSTNDKAPNLSYSYKLWLAHGVTTVRGVDLAPFELSLSERARSARNEIVAPRIFAYQRPGEGAGWTSGRVNTPEKARAWVQWAAKQGIDGIKLTDSEDQTPEVMSAILDEAKKQKLGTVAHLSQIGVGRFNAEQAGDAGLGTVTHFYGHFESLLKNGPVQNWRPDYNYANEQDRFGDVANLDVESFGLESPEWWAYLKHQKENNVTFDPTMTIYVAGRDLMHSRNADWHDKYTMPQLWGFFQSSRENHGSYFYDWTLATEIKWRNFYKKFMALINDYKNIGGRVTTGSDSGFIFEPYGFGYIQELELLQEAGFNPSQVVRAATLNGALTLYEPKGEPVPPIGTVRVGKLADLVLVRENPLQNFKTLYGTGALRLNEKTQKLERVGGVSYTIKDGVVYDARKLLADVAEMVKAEKRRLGMPEEGLPHP
- a CDS encoding amidohydrolase family protein, yielding MKRLLLSTVALIAGLGAFGGAGIAQDHDDWVPGGATGANPGPAGHYVPAPARTSAESKGPFRKLVIRGATLIDGTGAPPRGPMDIVIEGNRITAVTQAGWPGLPMKQQREPRDADYELDATGMYVLPGFVDTHTHLPASDKAPDISYAYKLWLAHGVTTVRGVPLAPPDLASSEKNRSAANETAAPRIFNYQTLGAGWTGGAIDSTDKARAWVRWAATHNIDGIKFFNRPEETPAIIAAAIDEAHKNKMGTLAHLSQTGVANFNARDAGDAHLDTVTHYYGHHEALLKDHTIQNFPLDYNYNNEQNRFGDIAEIWDEVYTPESPEWMEYLHHQKDNNVIFNPTFNIYAASRDLMRARNADWNNTYVTPQLWNYFQSTRDNHGSYFYDWTTENEFAWKRFYSNFFKLMNDYKNMGGRVTVGTDSGFIFKTYGFAYVEELELFREAGFTPLEIVRSATMWSADELWRQKGVPAPVGVVRPGMLADLVIVKENPLANLKTLYGTGHLRLNPATNKQELVGGVSYTVKDGIIFDAKKLLAEVADMVASEKARLGQAGAPPANPGTGQ